Proteins found in one Leguminivora glycinivorella isolate SPB_JAAS2020 chromosome 4, LegGlyc_1.1, whole genome shotgun sequence genomic segment:
- the LOC125225611 gene encoding monocarboxylate transporter 9-like, translating to MTISEKNSLVPSQRVEKRVKLIPPDGGWGWMVLLGVAVFNIFNQSMLSLFSLLYGDHLEAMGHKTSGAAIVLSTMLFVTNFGGPIAGALLKLTSPRMVSVTGACFCTSGIFLSGYSTNIYHLILTYGVLLGLGLGFVQNSSFVAINSYFKLKKSRAVGLANVGTGVGQTVMPHLVRYLLENYGFQGACLLLSGLSLNGIGGTLLIQPVEWHMKKVEEDVILDEKLQLLQAQHKDIVIRKDSITKKEIYSGLGRSTESLGKEKQTDLGQKFSSNKELTNGVKSIENGVNENNNAVAIPEPKKGLVKKLYDLFDISLLSSPRFLNIIIGTSLAVTSIQNFSMLYPFFLQKVALMDKQQTANCMSAVAMADIAGRLLLPVFQDKYRIKARWMLIMTSVWLIVVRQILAYQTNQMVLLAMSSIYGFGRSMVIVARNIAISEQVRMDQVPAAVGLGMLAMGIIVPPAGYFLGWIRDYTGSFVASITAQNLLLVVLLATWIPDMLLLRKSEKQKKKEQELIGMT from the exons aTATTTAACCAGTCTATGCTATCACTATTTAGTTTACTATATGGAGACCACTTAGAAGCGATGGGCCACAAAACATCAGGAGCGGCCATCGTCCTCAGTACAATGTTGTTCGTCACAAATTTCGGCGGCCCTATAGCGGGTGCTCTGCTGAAACTGACGTCACCTAGAATGGTGTCGGTCACTGGCGCATGTTTTTGCACGTCAGGAATATTTTTAAGTGGTTATTCCACTAATATTTATCATTTGATACTCACATATGGCGTTTTATTGG GACTGGGCTTAGGCTTCGTCCAGAATTCCTCATTCGTAGCCATAAACAGCTACTTCAAACTGAAGAAGAGTCGCGCAGTGGGCCTGGCCAACGTGGGCACAGGTGTGGGTCAGACTGTAATGCCCCATTTAGTGCGATACCTGCTGGAAAATTACGGATTCCAAGGCGCTTGCTTGCTGCTGTCCGGTTTAAGTTTGAACggg atTGGTGGAACACTTCTGATACAACCTGTTGAATGGCATATGAAAAAAGTAGAAGAAGATGTTATCTTAGATGAAAAGTTACAGTTATTACAAGCTCAACATAAAGATATCGTGATAAGGAAAGATTCCAtcacaaaaaaagaaatttataGCGGACTGGGTCGCTCCACTGAATCTCTGGGGAAAGAAAAACAAACTGACTTGGGTCAAAAGTTCAGTAGTAATAAAGAGTTAACCAATGGCGTAAAGTCTATAGAAAATGGTGTGAATG AAAATAACAACGCCGTCGCAATACCGGAACCCAAGAAAGGTTTAGTTAAGAAGTTGTATGATTTATTCGACATTTCTCTCTTATCGAGCCCTCGTTTTCTAAATATCATTATCGGAACGTCGCTGGCGGTAACTTCGATACAGAATTTCAGTATGCTGTATCCGTTCTTTTTACAG aaagtAGCTCTCATGGATAAACAACAGACGGCAAACTGCATGTCTGCCGTGGCCATGGCTGATATTGCTGGGCGATTGCTACTGCCTGTCTTCCAGGACAAGTACAGAATCAAGGCCAGGTGGATGCTCATCATGACCAGTGTATGGCTCATCGTTGTAAGGCAGA TTCTGGCATACCAAACAAATCAAATGGTTCTCCTAGCCATGTCATCGATCTACGGCTTCGGAAGAAGCATGGTTATCGTCGCAAGGAACATTGCTATATCAGAACAGGTCAGGATGGACCAAGTGCCAGCCGCTGTAGGCCTGGGCATGTTAGCCATGGGTATAATTGTACCCCCAGCAGGATACTTCCTTGGATGGATCAGAGATTACACGGGAAGCTTTGTCGCTAGTATAACGGCACAGAACTTATTACTGGTAGTTCTTTTAGCTACCTGGATACCTGATATGCTGTTATTGAGAAAAAGTGAGAAACAAAAGAAGAAAGAACAAGAATTAATAGGGATGACGTAA